The proteins below come from a single Aphanothece sacrum FPU1 genomic window:
- a CDS encoding glutathione S-transferase family protein, which yields MLLLQFSTSHYCRKARLALGYKKITYQVENLTPGLHILKLKPLTGLTTIPVLLPQKAGEPEAVADSTRIFKYLETYQSDPPLLLPDTTQQTQAWLLEDWLDESIGTATRFVYYNYRAGEGKSIDSSLSSQLVINVVRRQYGITSASVELAAQRLETAMNVLSCWKTQPYLVGDRLSVADITAAALLSPLALIPFYRQTYPWLFERIVTIHNICGETLPPGLER from the coding sequence ATGTTATTGTTACAATTTAGTACCTCTCATTATTGTCGAAAAGCTAGATTAGCATTAGGATACAAAAAGATTACCTATCAAGTCGAAAACTTGACCCCAGGATTACATATTCTGAAACTAAAACCGCTTACTGGGTTAACAACCATCCCCGTTTTATTACCCCAAAAAGCAGGAGAACCCGAAGCAGTCGCAGACTCAACCCGTATTTTTAAGTATCTCGAAACCTATCAAAGTGACCCTCCTTTATTATTACCTGATACCACTCAACAAACCCAAGCTTGGTTATTAGAAGATTGGTTAGATGAAAGTATTGGCACAGCGACCCGTTTTGTGTATTATAATTATCGAGCAGGGGAAGGAAAATCTATTGATTCATCATTATCAAGTCAACTGGTAATTAATGTTGTCCGTCGTCAATATGGTATTACTTCTGCGTCTGTAGAATTAGCTGCCCAACGATTAGAAACAGCTATGAATGTGTTATCTTGTTGGAAGACTCAACCCTATTTAGTTGGCGATCGCCTGAGTGTAGCTGATATCACAGCAGCAGCTTTACTTAGCCCTCTAGCTTTAATTCCTTTTTATCGTCAAACTTATCCCTGGTTGTTCGAGCGAATTGTTACAATTCATAACATATGTGGAGAAACTTTACCTCCGGGGTTGGAGCGATAA
- the dnaG gene encoding DNA primase, which produces MDVPRLHPDTLEEVKQRVDIYDVISDYVVLKKQGKDYVGLCPFHDEKTPSFSVSPTKQFYHCFGCGEGGTAIKFLMELGKQSFTEVIFELAKRYQIPIKTLEPEERQELQRQLSLKEQLYEIISLTSSFYQHALYQPQGEIALNYLKDKRQLKDETIQKFELGYAPSGWETLYHYLVEQKRYPLTLVEEAGLIKPRKNGSGYYDQFRDRLMIPIRDIQGRIIAFGSRTLENEEPKYLNSPETPLFNKGSILFGLDIAKNTIRSLDKVVVVEGYFDVIKLHEVGITNTVASLGTAFSQTQLKQLLRYTESKQVIFNFDADKAGIKATQRAIKEIESLIYSGQVQLKILNLPDGKDADEFITSHSDSLTNYQKLIDNAPLWLDWQIQQLLVGKDLKKANEFQEVTKQMIELLNHLSDSNQRTYYINYCAEILSQSKDRSMLFYVDNLYRQLKKPQLVNKKFSVNKVEDTLLKEAEETLLRIYLHFPEYRSEILNHLEEKDLVFSLSNHRFLWQQILEIEEKLERPDNQESNQLIYQLQERILQLSNPINNINHLFRLNETKESEDRERFSLVINAAIISMEKTSLEKYCRYCYEKYMNLNIKINVPFDSQEDFSTFQYYFTEHRLSKQKIMKLERLLTISQLDIYGG; this is translated from the coding sequence ATGGACGTTCCTCGATTACATCCTGATACTCTAGAAGAAGTCAAACAAAGAGTTGATATTTATGATGTCATCTCAGATTATGTAGTGCTTAAAAAACAAGGTAAAGATTATGTAGGTTTATGTCCGTTTCATGATGAAAAAACCCCTAGTTTTAGTGTTAGTCCTACTAAACAGTTTTATCACTGTTTTGGTTGTGGGGAAGGGGGAACTGCCATTAAATTTCTCATGGAACTGGGAAAACAATCTTTTACTGAGGTTATTTTTGAGTTAGCAAAACGATATCAAATTCCTATTAAAACTCTCGAACCAGAAGAACGTCAAGAATTACAACGTCAACTGTCTTTAAAAGAACAACTCTATGAAATTATCTCTTTAACTTCTAGCTTTTATCAGCACGCACTTTATCAACCTCAAGGAGAAATAGCCCTTAATTATTTAAAAGATAAACGTCAATTAAAAGATGAAACTATCCAAAAATTTGAATTAGGATATGCCCCGTCTGGATGGGAGACATTATATCATTATTTAGTTGAACAAAAACGTTATCCTCTGACTTTAGTTGAAGAAGCAGGGTTAATTAAACCCCGTAAAAATGGCAGTGGATATTATGATCAATTTCGAGATCGTTTAATGATTCCTATTCGGGATATTCAAGGGCGAATTATTGCTTTTGGTAGTCGCACATTAGAGAATGAAGAACCTAAATATCTTAATTCACCAGAAACACCGTTATTTAATAAAGGTAGTATTTTATTTGGTCTAGATATAGCAAAAAATACAATTCGTTCTTTAGATAAAGTTGTTGTTGTAGAAGGGTATTTTGATGTTATTAAGCTTCATGAAGTAGGAATTACGAATACGGTAGCTTCTTTAGGAACTGCCTTTAGTCAAACCCAATTAAAACAACTATTAAGATATACTGAGTCTAAACAAGTTATTTTTAATTTTGATGCTGATAAGGCAGGAATTAAAGCAACACAACGAGCAATTAAAGAGATTGAATCTTTAATTTATTCGGGACAAGTTCAATTAAAAATACTGAATCTTCCTGATGGAAAAGATGCAGATGAATTTATTACATCTCATTCTGATTCCCTGACAAATTATCAAAAATTGATTGATAATGCGCCTTTATGGCTTGATTGGCAAATTCAACAATTATTAGTGGGTAAAGATCTAAAAAAAGCTAATGAATTTCAGGAAGTGACTAAACAAATGATAGAATTATTAAATCATTTATCTGATAGTAATCAAAGAACTTATTATATTAATTATTGTGCAGAAATTCTGAGTCAAAGTAAGGATAGATCAATGCTTTTTTATGTTGATAATCTATATAGACAATTGAAAAAGCCTCAATTAGTTAATAAAAAATTTTCCGTGAATAAGGTTGAAGATACTTTACTCAAAGAAGCAGAAGAAACTTTGTTAAGAATTTATCTACATTTTCCTGAATATCGCTCAGAAATTTTGAACCATTTAGAAGAAAAAGATCTCGTTTTTAGTTTATCTAATCATCGATTTTTATGGCAGCAAATCTTAGAGATAGAAGAAAAATTAGAAAGACCCGATAATCAAGAATCTAATCAACTGATTTATCAATTACAAGAAAGAATTTTACAATTATCTAACCCGATAAATAATATTAATCATTTATTCCGCTTAAATGAAACTAAAGAGTCTGAGGATAGGGAACGTTTTTCATTAGTCATTAATGCGGCTATTATTTCTATGGAAAAGACAAGTTTAGAAAAATATTGTAGATATTGTTATGAGAAATATATGAATCTTAACATAAAGATAAATGTCCCCTTTGACTCACAAGAAGATTTCTCCACTTTTCAATATTATTTCACTGAACACAGACTCAGCAAACAAAAAATAATGAAACTTGAACGGTTATTAACTATCTCTCAACTCGATATTTATGGTGGATAG
- a CDS encoding lysophospholipid acyltransferase family protein, whose amino-acid sequence MKLNNSSTPEKGWSLDERDPQVIASLMPYWEWLYRHYFRVKTDGWHHIPSQGPMLLVGSHNGGLASPDTAMMMYDWFRRFGTQRLTYGLMHPNAWAVNPSLARLAEQTGAVRAHPKMAIAALEREASVLVYPGGAQDVFRPYHDRHKIELAGRKGFIKLALRQEVPIIPAISVGSHETLFVIGDCYEQAKQLNEWGIMPWIHNVDPQVFPIYLGLPWGLAFGPLPNIPLPIPIYTRICPPIVFERYGRKAANDHAYVNACYNLIVTKMQQELDQLVSDAKDNNPF is encoded by the coding sequence ATGAAGCTAAACAACTCCTCTACCCCAGAAAAAGGTTGGTCATTAGATGAACGTGACCCCCAGGTGATCGCGTCGTTGATGCCTTATTGGGAATGGCTATATCGTCACTATTTTCGCGTTAAAACGGACGGTTGGCATCACATCCCCTCCCAAGGGCCAATGTTGCTGGTGGGGTCTCATAATGGGGGCTTAGCCTCTCCTGATACGGCAATGATGATGTATGATTGGTTTCGTCGGTTTGGGACTCAACGCCTGACTTATGGTTTGATGCACCCCAATGCTTGGGCTGTTAATCCTAGTTTAGCTCGTTTGGCGGAGCAAACAGGGGCTGTTCGCGCCCATCCTAAAATGGCGATCGCGGCGTTAGAACGGGAGGCCAGTGTTTTAGTCTATCCTGGAGGGGCCCAAGATGTCTTTCGTCCCTATCATGATCGTCATAAAATTGAGTTAGCTGGACGTAAAGGCTTTATTAAGTTAGCTTTACGGCAAGAAGTTCCTATCATTCCCGCGATTTCAGTAGGATCTCACGAAACTTTATTTGTGATTGGTGATTGTTATGAACAAGCTAAACAATTAAATGAATGGGGAATAATGCCTTGGATACATAATGTTGATCCTCAAGTTTTTCCGATTTATTTAGGATTACCTTGGGGGTTGGCTTTTGGCCCTTTGCCCAATATTCCCTTACCTATTCCTATTTATACCCGCATTTGTCCTCCCATTGTGTTTGAAAGATATGGGAGGAAAGCTGCTAATGATCACGCTTATGTGAATGCTTGTTATAATTTAATTGTCACAAAAATGCAGCAAGAATTAGATCAATTGGTATCTGATGCGAAGGACAATAACCCTTTTTAG